A portion of the Poecilia reticulata strain Guanapo linkage group LG23, Guppy_female_1.0+MT, whole genome shotgun sequence genome contains these proteins:
- the pus7l gene encoding pseudouridylate synthase PUS7L isoform X1: MTESPVKVTMKGNEPVNVPAYFISKHEGFVGSIKTFIEDFVVTEIDINGQKVKTAQAVQTAGCTSSEENQRNTELKENLYCSGSQDADVSSDWGAGSDTPLPALGSFDLDVILGPSVSEDLEQFVMTLREKRPSGPELSLGSFSDKHQRANVHRAVRHRFPFLLTVTIQPEIRVREDPDYRELARLVREEEAEDFFRFIDAKVRGSSYTFGPDDSKEHRTAVHHFLNRRFGKLVETKSFSSQGRTSISVRLREHGKPKKRTTEERKEEDIYTAFTLCKENLETLEAISYMAATLGVLPSDFTYAGIKDKRAVTYQSMVVKKVSPQRLKEKAAEFEKRGMRLSQIRSVNEPLKLGRLRGNHFDLVVRNLRPHGASDERLSGADGDTRLVALVKEAVENVKRRGFVNYYGPQRFGSGQSVLSDRVGLALLKEDMVNAVRLFFSPEDSDDPHSLAKRHFLQTDNPKESLALMPLSKPRERLMLRALNRYGTGPDGCVQAWLSLPHSIRVFYPHAYCSRVWNDAAAHRLSAMGLGVRQGDLVWTQTGQNRTEDAGEIISPQIHVVTREEEQSGVYTLEQVLLPMPGNSVKYPENAMKAWYQERLAGDGLAESRFRVSSLKLNLPGCYRPLLAIPHNLSYQLHRAACGHGAKKQESEKSESLALSLNFDLDSSCYATICLREIMKCET; this comes from the exons ATGACGGAGTCACCAGTAAAG gtgacAATGAAGGGCAATGAGCCTGTAAATGTTCCTGCATACTTCATCTCAAAACATGAAGGCTTCGTTGGAAGCATCAAAACCTTCATCGAGGACTTTGTCGTCACTGAGATCGACATTAATGGACAGAAGGTCAAAACAGCCCAAGCCGTGCAGACAGCTGGCTGCACCTCCTCAGAGGAAAACCAGAGAAACACAGAGTTAAAGGAGAATCTTTACTGTTCAGGTTCTCAAGATGCTGATGTTTCATCCGACTGGGGGGCGGGTTCAGACACCCCACTTCCTGCTTTGGGAAGCTTTGATTTAGATGTTATTTTAGGCCCATCTGTGAGTGAAGACCTGGAGCAGTTTGTGATGACCCTAAGAGAAAAACGGCCATCCGGTCCGGAGCTCTCCCTGGGCTCTTTCTCCGACAAACACCAGAGAGCCAACGTCCACCGAGCCGTCCGGCATCGCTTCCCCTTCCTCTTGACCGTCACCATCCAGCCCGAGATCAGGGTGAGGGAAGACCCCGACTACAGGGAGCTGGCCCGGCTGGTCAGagaagaggaggcagaggacttcTTCAGGTTCATCGATGCCAAGGTGCGAGGTTCGTCCTACACTTTTGGGCCGGACGACAGCAAGGAGCACAGGACTGCAGTGCACCACTTTCTGAACAGAAGGTTCGGGAAGCTGGTGGAGACAAAAAGCTTCAGCAGCCAAGGGAGGACGTCGATCTCAGTGAGACTGAGAGAGCACGGCAAGCCAAAGAAGAGGACAACGGAAGAACGCAAGGAAGAAGACATTTATACTG CTTTCACCCTGTGTAAGGAGAACCTGGAGACACTGGAAGCCATCAGCTACATGGCAGCTACTCTCGGGGTCCTGCCGTCAGACTTCACCTACGCCGgcatcaaagacaaaagagcCGTCACCTACCAGTCCATGGTGGTCAAGAAGGTCTCGCCACAACG gTTGAAAGAGAAAGCAGCAGAATTTGAGAAGAGAGGGATGCGTCTCTCTCAGATCCGCTCGGTCAACGAGCCCCTGAAGCTGGGACGACTGCGGGGGAATCACTTTGACCTGGTGGTCCGCAACCTCAGACCACACGGAGCCTCCGACGAACGCCTCTCTGGTGCCGACGGGGACACTCGCCTGGTGGCTCTCGTGAAGGAAGCTGTGGAGAACGTAAAG AGGAGAGGTTTTGTCAACTACTATGGGCCACAGCGGTTTGGAAGCGGACAAAGTGTTTTGTCAGATCGAGTAGGATTGGCTCTGCTGAAAGAGGATATG GTCAATGCTGTACGTCTGTTCTTCTCTCCGGAGGACAGTGATGATCCTCACAGCCTCGCGAAGAGACACTTCCTTCAAACAGACAACCCTAAGGAATCTTTGGCTCTCATGCCGCTGTCCAAGCCCCGGGAGAGGCTGATGCTCCGCGCCCTGAATCGCTATGGTACCGGCCCAGATGGTTGTGTCCAGGCGTGGCTCAGCCTGCCCCACAGCATAAGGGTGTTCTATCCTCACGCCTACTGTAGCAG GGTTTGGAACGACGCGGCGGCACACAGGCTCTCCGCTATGGGTCTCGGTGTCAGACAAGGAGACCTTGTGTGGACGCAAACGGGACAAAATCGAACCGAGGACGCTGGAGAGATCATTTCTCCCCAG ATTCATGTGGTGACGCGTGAAGAGGAGCAATCAGGAGTTTACACATTAGAACAA GTGTTATTGCCAATGCCAGGAAACTCCGTAAAATATCCAGAAAACGCAATGAAAGCCTGGTACCAGGAGAGACTGGCAGGGGACGGGCTGGCTGAAAGCCGCTTCAGAGTCAGCAGCCTCAAACTGAACCTTCCGGGCTGCtaccgccccctgctggccatcCCGCACAACCTCAGCTACCAGCTGCACAGAGCCGCCTGCGGCCATGGCGCAAAGAAGCAGGAATCGGAGAAATCGGAGTCTCTCGCACTCAGCTTGAACTTTGACCTAGACTCCTCCTGTTACGCCACCATCTGCCTCCGAGAGATCATGAAGTGCGAGACTTGA
- the pus7l gene encoding pseudouridylate synthase PUS7L isoform X2 produces MKGNEPVNVPAYFISKHEGFVGSIKTFIEDFVVTEIDINGQKVKTAQAVQTAGCTSSEENQRNTELKENLYCSGSQDADVSSDWGAGSDTPLPALGSFDLDVILGPSVSEDLEQFVMTLREKRPSGPELSLGSFSDKHQRANVHRAVRHRFPFLLTVTIQPEIRVREDPDYRELARLVREEEAEDFFRFIDAKVRGSSYTFGPDDSKEHRTAVHHFLNRRFGKLVETKSFSSQGRTSISVRLREHGKPKKRTTEERKEEDIYTAFTLCKENLETLEAISYMAATLGVLPSDFTYAGIKDKRAVTYQSMVVKKVSPQRLKEKAAEFEKRGMRLSQIRSVNEPLKLGRLRGNHFDLVVRNLRPHGASDERLSGADGDTRLVALVKEAVENVKRRGFVNYYGPQRFGSGQSVLSDRVGLALLKEDMVNAVRLFFSPEDSDDPHSLAKRHFLQTDNPKESLALMPLSKPRERLMLRALNRYGTGPDGCVQAWLSLPHSIRVFYPHAYCSRVWNDAAAHRLSAMGLGVRQGDLVWTQTGQNRTEDAGEIISPQIHVVTREEEQSGVYTLEQVLLPMPGNSVKYPENAMKAWYQERLAGDGLAESRFRVSSLKLNLPGCYRPLLAIPHNLSYQLHRAACGHGAKKQESEKSESLALSLNFDLDSSCYATICLREIMKCET; encoded by the exons ATGAAGGGCAATGAGCCTGTAAATGTTCCTGCATACTTCATCTCAAAACATGAAGGCTTCGTTGGAAGCATCAAAACCTTCATCGAGGACTTTGTCGTCACTGAGATCGACATTAATGGACAGAAGGTCAAAACAGCCCAAGCCGTGCAGACAGCTGGCTGCACCTCCTCAGAGGAAAACCAGAGAAACACAGAGTTAAAGGAGAATCTTTACTGTTCAGGTTCTCAAGATGCTGATGTTTCATCCGACTGGGGGGCGGGTTCAGACACCCCACTTCCTGCTTTGGGAAGCTTTGATTTAGATGTTATTTTAGGCCCATCTGTGAGTGAAGACCTGGAGCAGTTTGTGATGACCCTAAGAGAAAAACGGCCATCCGGTCCGGAGCTCTCCCTGGGCTCTTTCTCCGACAAACACCAGAGAGCCAACGTCCACCGAGCCGTCCGGCATCGCTTCCCCTTCCTCTTGACCGTCACCATCCAGCCCGAGATCAGGGTGAGGGAAGACCCCGACTACAGGGAGCTGGCCCGGCTGGTCAGagaagaggaggcagaggacttcTTCAGGTTCATCGATGCCAAGGTGCGAGGTTCGTCCTACACTTTTGGGCCGGACGACAGCAAGGAGCACAGGACTGCAGTGCACCACTTTCTGAACAGAAGGTTCGGGAAGCTGGTGGAGACAAAAAGCTTCAGCAGCCAAGGGAGGACGTCGATCTCAGTGAGACTGAGAGAGCACGGCAAGCCAAAGAAGAGGACAACGGAAGAACGCAAGGAAGAAGACATTTATACTG CTTTCACCCTGTGTAAGGAGAACCTGGAGACACTGGAAGCCATCAGCTACATGGCAGCTACTCTCGGGGTCCTGCCGTCAGACTTCACCTACGCCGgcatcaaagacaaaagagcCGTCACCTACCAGTCCATGGTGGTCAAGAAGGTCTCGCCACAACG gTTGAAAGAGAAAGCAGCAGAATTTGAGAAGAGAGGGATGCGTCTCTCTCAGATCCGCTCGGTCAACGAGCCCCTGAAGCTGGGACGACTGCGGGGGAATCACTTTGACCTGGTGGTCCGCAACCTCAGACCACACGGAGCCTCCGACGAACGCCTCTCTGGTGCCGACGGGGACACTCGCCTGGTGGCTCTCGTGAAGGAAGCTGTGGAGAACGTAAAG AGGAGAGGTTTTGTCAACTACTATGGGCCACAGCGGTTTGGAAGCGGACAAAGTGTTTTGTCAGATCGAGTAGGATTGGCTCTGCTGAAAGAGGATATG GTCAATGCTGTACGTCTGTTCTTCTCTCCGGAGGACAGTGATGATCCTCACAGCCTCGCGAAGAGACACTTCCTTCAAACAGACAACCCTAAGGAATCTTTGGCTCTCATGCCGCTGTCCAAGCCCCGGGAGAGGCTGATGCTCCGCGCCCTGAATCGCTATGGTACCGGCCCAGATGGTTGTGTCCAGGCGTGGCTCAGCCTGCCCCACAGCATAAGGGTGTTCTATCCTCACGCCTACTGTAGCAG GGTTTGGAACGACGCGGCGGCACACAGGCTCTCCGCTATGGGTCTCGGTGTCAGACAAGGAGACCTTGTGTGGACGCAAACGGGACAAAATCGAACCGAGGACGCTGGAGAGATCATTTCTCCCCAG ATTCATGTGGTGACGCGTGAAGAGGAGCAATCAGGAGTTTACACATTAGAACAA GTGTTATTGCCAATGCCAGGAAACTCCGTAAAATATCCAGAAAACGCAATGAAAGCCTGGTACCAGGAGAGACTGGCAGGGGACGGGCTGGCTGAAAGCCGCTTCAGAGTCAGCAGCCTCAAACTGAACCTTCCGGGCTGCtaccgccccctgctggccatcCCGCACAACCTCAGCTACCAGCTGCACAGAGCCGCCTGCGGCCATGGCGCAAAGAAGCAGGAATCGGAGAAATCGGAGTCTCTCGCACTCAGCTTGAACTTTGACCTAGACTCCTCCTGTTACGCCACCATCTGCCTCCGAGAGATCATGAAGTGCGAGACTTGA